In Deltaproteobacteria bacterium, the following are encoded in one genomic region:
- the uvrA gene encoding excinuclease ABC subunit UvrA, with product MPSDAIRIVGARQNNLKGIDVAIPLGALTVITGVSGSGKSSLAFDVLYAEGQRRYVESFSAYTRQFLERMDKPQVEHIDGVLPAIAIAQGNTVKTSRSTVATMTELHDHLKLLFAKIGVLHCRQCGQVVARDSAESVAARLLHRPEGTRVLITFTLPLPDNLPWAEARAGLLRAGFRRLLVAGEVREAEAMAALPDATVTVVADRALVRQAHKARLVDSLEQAFRFGQGRLALVFPDEGMRQEPFVDRLECPRCAIAYREATANLFSFNSPLGACDTCRGFGRVIDVDLDLVIPDPRKSLAAGAIKPWSTPATEWERGELESVCRRHRIPLDRPWERLSAAQRALIIDGEDKSAGKKRYYGVRGWFRWLEGRSYKMHVRVFLARYRSYRLCPACQGGRLKPDALLYRINGRSMPEVNQLSVAEAAAFFEALRLTDTEEEIAHLILAEIRNRLRYLLEVGLEYLTLDRQSRTLSGGELARVDLTTAVGSSLVNTLYVLDEPSVGLHPRDSQRLVRILQALRAQENTVVVVEHEAEIIRAAEHIIDLGPGAGASGGQVVFAGSYADLLGNNASESLTGQYLSGRRHIPAPSARRVPIAGLRLGIRGARANNLRNLDVDIPLSRFVCVTGVSGSGKSTLIEDVLYRGLKKRLGQFAGVPGEHDEIEGANHIAEVVLVDQSPLGTTPRANPATYLKAFDPIRTLFAQTALARLRGYQANAFSFNVAGGRCESCNGEGCEKVEMQFLSDVYVTCPECNGARFRAEILEVAHEGKNIREVLDLSVREALGFFQAEPEIVRRLQPLAEVGLDYVRLGQALTTLSGGESQRLKLAAAMGREGKPHSLFLFDEPSIGLHFADVEKLLAALQGLVERGHSLVVIEHNLEIIKAADYVIDLGPEGGPNGGTLIARGTPEQVAASPGSLTGHYLQAALAAAAPSVPLAPAAVLPARDGRGVMRIAGAKEHNLRNLTLELPRDQFIVVTGLSGSGKSTLAFDILYAEGQRRYLDSLSAYARQFVKVMARPAVDLLSGIPPTVAIEQRLSRGSKKSTVATITEIYHYLRLLYAKIGIQHCTRCDRPITAQTRQQIIDRIRREQRSKSITLLAPAVRGRKGHYHELFLTMRKLGFTRARVDGVVVAVAPAPALARYRPHDIDIVVGEVEVTRAGAGRLPDLVATALRYGSGALIVQAGGGEQVFSERLACTACGLGYEALDPRMFSFNSPQGACPDCDGIGSLPAFEPELIVGDSSRPVGATLAAVLEPFGVRGQRQLEATLAHAGVARQRPCRKLTVKQRHALLHGDGSLGVIPFLQAQLEDEAKAALLAPFLSERACPSCGGRRLQARAQAVRVNGHTIAEVTAQSVAAARREWSGRRFSGREGVIAANVVKEIVPRLEFLERVGLSYLTLDRRADTLSGGEAQRIRLAAQLGSNLRGVCYILDEPTIGLHPRDNAMLLETLLELKRHGNTVVVVEHDEATIQAADVVVDLGPGGGTHGGELVALGAPATLRTQPASVTGRYLGQPRPRLGPLRAVSGKQRRLVIEGASEHNLKNIRVEVPLGAWSCVTGVSGSGKSTLVRDVLFAGVRRALGLPSGRVGAHRRIRGGEHIERVVEVDQTPIGRTPRSIPASYVGFFDDIRKLFALTPAARVRGYSAGRFSFNLKGGRCETCAGQGKIKMAMSFLPDLYVECESCSGRRFTDETLAVTFNGRSIAEVLAMTIEEAVGFFAGVRHLAAPLQLLQDIGLGYLTLGQGSNTLSGGEAQRIKLAYELGKESRGATLYVLDEPTTGLHFADIDRLIDVLHRLVDRGNSVVTIEHNLDIIKEADWIIDLGPEGGEAGGEVVAMGPPHEIIAKGARSHTAEFLRRFLNGAQQAPAGRGRR from the coding sequence ATGCCGTCGGACGCGATCAGAATCGTTGGCGCGCGCCAGAACAACCTCAAGGGGATTGATGTCGCGATCCCACTCGGCGCGCTCACCGTGATTACCGGGGTCTCGGGCTCGGGCAAGTCGAGCCTCGCCTTCGACGTGCTCTATGCCGAAGGCCAGCGCCGTTACGTGGAAAGCTTTTCGGCCTACACGCGGCAGTTCCTCGAACGCATGGACAAGCCGCAAGTCGAGCACATCGACGGCGTGCTGCCGGCGATTGCGATCGCCCAGGGCAATACGGTGAAGACGTCGCGCTCGACGGTAGCGACGATGACCGAGTTGCACGACCACCTCAAGCTGCTCTTCGCCAAGATCGGTGTCTTGCACTGCCGGCAGTGCGGCCAAGTGGTCGCGCGCGACTCGGCGGAATCAGTCGCCGCCCGGCTGCTGCACCGCCCGGAAGGCACGCGCGTGCTCATCACCTTCACTCTGCCGTTGCCGGACAACCTGCCGTGGGCGGAAGCCCGCGCCGGACTTCTGCGCGCCGGTTTCCGTCGCCTGCTTGTAGCAGGCGAGGTGCGCGAGGCCGAGGCGATGGCGGCGCTGCCGGACGCAACGGTGACGGTGGTGGCCGACCGTGCGCTGGTTCGCCAGGCGCACAAGGCGCGGCTGGTTGATTCACTCGAGCAGGCGTTTCGCTTCGGCCAAGGCCGCCTGGCACTGGTGTTCCCCGACGAAGGCATGCGGCAAGAACCCTTCGTCGATCGGCTCGAATGCCCGCGTTGCGCCATCGCCTACCGCGAGGCCACCGCCAACCTGTTCTCGTTCAACAGTCCGTTGGGGGCGTGCGATACCTGCCGCGGCTTCGGCCGAGTAATCGACGTCGATCTCGACCTGGTCATCCCCGATCCGCGCAAATCGCTTGCCGCCGGCGCCATCAAGCCGTGGAGCACGCCGGCCACCGAATGGGAGCGCGGCGAACTGGAGAGCGTTTGCCGCCGGCACCGGATTCCCCTCGACCGGCCGTGGGAGCGCCTGAGCGCGGCGCAGCGCGCGCTCATAATCGACGGCGAGGACAAGTCGGCGGGCAAGAAACGCTACTACGGCGTCCGCGGTTGGTTTCGCTGGCTCGAAGGCCGCAGCTACAAGATGCACGTGCGCGTCTTCTTGGCGCGCTACCGCAGCTATCGCCTCTGCCCGGCTTGCCAAGGCGGCCGGCTCAAGCCCGATGCCCTGCTCTACCGCATCAACGGCCGCAGCATGCCCGAGGTCAATCAACTGAGCGTGGCCGAGGCGGCGGCGTTCTTCGAGGCGTTGCGGCTGACCGATACCGAGGAGGAGATCGCACACCTGATCCTGGCCGAGATTCGCAATCGCCTGCGCTACCTGCTGGAGGTAGGCCTCGAGTACCTCACCCTCGACCGCCAGTCGCGCACGCTCTCCGGTGGTGAGTTGGCGCGCGTCGACCTCACTACCGCGGTCGGCTCATCGCTGGTCAACACGCTCTACGTCCTCGACGAGCCATCGGTCGGGCTGCATCCGCGCGATAGCCAGCGTCTGGTGCGCATTCTGCAAGCGTTGCGCGCGCAGGAAAACACCGTGGTCGTAGTCGAGCACGAGGCCGAAATCATCCGCGCGGCCGAACACATCATCGATCTCGGCCCCGGTGCCGGTGCCAGCGGCGGGCAGGTGGTGTTCGCCGGCAGCTACGCCGACCTGCTCGGCAACAACGCGAGCGAATCGCTCACCGGCCAGTATCTCTCCGGCCGCCGGCACATACCCGCCCCCAGCGCGCGCCGGGTGCCGATCGCCGGCCTGCGGCTCGGCATTCGCGGCGCGCGCGCCAATAACTTGCGCAACCTCGACGTCGACATCCCGCTCTCGCGCTTCGTCTGCGTCACCGGCGTCTCGGGCTCGGGCAAGTCCACGCTGATCGAAGATGTGCTCTACCGCGGCCTCAAGAAGCGACTCGGCCAGTTTGCCGGCGTGCCGGGCGAGCACGACGAGATCGAGGGCGCCAACCACATCGCCGAAGTGGTGCTGGTCGATCAGTCGCCGCTCGGCACTACCCCGCGCGCCAACCCGGCGACCTATCTCAAAGCCTTCGACCCGATCCGCACGCTGTTTGCGCAAACCGCGCTGGCGCGGTTGCGGGGTTATCAAGCCAACGCCTTCTCGTTCAACGTCGCCGGCGGGCGCTGCGAGTCTTGCAACGGCGAGGGTTGCGAGAAGGTCGAGATGCAGTTTCTCTCGGACGTGTACGTTACCTGCCCCGAGTGCAACGGGGCACGCTTTCGCGCCGAGATCTTGGAGGTGGCTCACGAGGGCAAGAACATCCGCGAGGTGCTGGATTTGAGCGTACGCGAGGCGCTGGGGTTCTTTCAGGCCGAGCCCGAGATCGTGCGCCGGCTGCAGCCGCTGGCCGAGGTCGGACTCGACTACGTGCGGCTCGGCCAGGCGCTGACGACACTGTCCGGCGGCGAGTCGCAGCGCCTCAAACTAGCCGCGGCGATGGGCCGTGAAGGCAAGCCGCACAGCCTCTTTCTGTTCGACGAGCCCAGCATCGGGCTGCACTTCGCCGACGTCGAGAAGCTACTGGCCGCCTTGCAAGGGCTGGTGGAACGCGGCCACTCACTGGTGGTGATCGAGCACAATCTCGAGATCATCAAGGCCGCCGATTACGTCATCGACCTCGGCCCCGAAGGCGGGCCTAATGGCGGCACGCTAATCGCCCGCGGCACCCCCGAGCAAGTGGCAGCGAGCCCCGGCTCGCTCACCGGTCACTACCTACAGGCGGCGCTGGCGGCCGCCGCGCCGAGTGTGCCGCTGGCACCGGCAGCGGTGCTGCCGGCCCGCGACGGCCGCGGCGTTATGCGCATCGCCGGCGCCAAGGAGCACAATCTGCGCAATCTCACCCTCGAGCTACCGCGCGACCAGTTCATTGTGGTGACCGGTTTGAGTGGTTCGGGTAAGTCCACCCTCGCCTTCGACATCCTTTACGCCGAGGGCCAGCGCCGTTACCTCGACAGCCTCTCGGCCTACGCCCGCCAGTTCGTGAAAGTGATGGCGCGCCCGGCGGTGGATCTGCTGTCGGGAATCCCGCCGACGGTGGCCATCGAGCAGCGCCTCAGCCGCGGCAGCAAGAAGTCGACGGTGGCGACGATCACCGAGATCTATCACTACCTGCGGCTGCTGTACGCCAAGATCGGGATCCAGCACTGCACTAGGTGTGATCGTCCGATCACTGCGCAGACGCGCCAGCAGATCATCGATCGCATCCGCCGCGAGCAGCGCTCGAAGTCGATCACCTTGCTGGCGCCGGCCGTGCGCGGCCGCAAGGGTCACTACCACGAACTGTTCTTAACCATGCGCAAACTCGGCTTTACGCGGGCTCGGGTGGACGGCGTGGTGGTGGCGGTGGCGCCGGCCCCGGCTCTGGCGCGCTACCGTCCCCACGATATCGACATTGTGGTCGGGGAAGTCGAGGTCACCCGTGCCGGCGCCGGGCGCTTGCCCGATTTGGTGGCCACTGCGCTGCGCTATGGCAGCGGTGCGCTGATCGTTCAAGCCGGCGGCGGCGAGCAGGTGTTCAGCGAGCGCCTCGCTTGCACTGCCTGTGGCCTCGGCTATGAGGCGCTCGACCCGCGGATGTTTTCGTTCAACTCGCCCCAGGGGGCCTGCCCCGACTGCGATGGTATCGGTTCGCTGCCGGCTTTCGAGCCCGAGCTGATTGTCGGCGATTCGAGTCGGCCGGTGGGCGCGACGCTGGCCGCTGTGCTCGAGCCCTTCGGCGTGCGCGGCCAGCGCCAGCTGGAAGCGACGCTAGCGCACGCCGGCGTCGCTCGCCAGCGGCCGTGCCGGAAGCTGACGGTGAAGCAGCGACACGCGCTGTTGCACGGCGACGGCTCGCTGGGCGTCATCCCCTTCTTGCAAGCGCAACTCGAGGATGAAGCCAAGGCGGCGCTGCTGGCACCGTTTCTGAGTGAACGGGCTTGCCCGAGCTGCGGCGGGCGACGGCTACAAGCGCGCGCGCAAGCGGTGCGGGTCAACGGTCACACCATTGCTGAAGTGACCGCACAATCGGTAGCCGCGGCCCGGCGCGAGTGGTCCGGCCGCCGCTTCAGCGGCCGCGAAGGGGTAATCGCAGCGAATGTGGTGAAGGAGATCGTGCCGCGGCTGGAGTTCCTCGAACGGGTTGGGCTTTCCTATCTCACGCTCGATCGCCGCGCCGACACGCTCTCGGGCGGCGAGGCGCAGCGCATTCGGTTGGCGGCCCAGCTCGGCTCCAATCTGCGCGGCGTCTGCTACATCCTGGACGAGCCCACCATCGGCCTGCATCCGCGCGACAACGCCATGCTGCTCGAGACCCTGCTGGAGCTGAAGCGACACGGCAACACCGTCGTCGTGGTCGAGCATGACGAGGCCACCATTCAAGCGGCGGACGTGGTGGTTGATCTCGGCCCGGGCGGCGGCACGCACGGCGGCGAGCTGGTCGCGTTGGGTGCGCCGGCGACGCTGCGAACGCAGCCGGCGTCGGTGACCGGCCGCTACCTGGGCCAACCGCGCCCGCGCCTGGGCCCGCTGCGCGCGGTAAGCGGGAAGCAACGGCGGCTAGTGATCGAAGGCGCGTCTGAGCACAACCTCAAGAATATCCGTGTCGAGGTACCGCTGGGGGCGTGGAGCTGCGTCACCGGCGTTTCCGGCTCAGGCAAGTCCACGCTCGTGCGCGACGTTCTCTTCGCCGGCGTCCGGCGCGCCCTGGGTCTGCCCAGCGGGCGCGTCGGTGCGCACCGGCGCATCCGCGGCGGCGAGCACATCGAGCGGGTGGTCGAGGTCGATCAGACTCCGATCGGGCGCACGCCGCGCTCGATTCCGGCCTCGTACGTCGGCTTCTTCGATGATATCCGCAAGCTCTTCGCGCTGACCCCGGCGGCACGGGTGCGGGGCTACAGCGCCGGGCGATTCTCCTTCAACCTCAAGGGCGGCCGCTGCGAAACCTGCGCCGGGCAGGGCAAGATCAAGATGGCGATGAGCTTCCTGCCCGATCTCTACGTCGAGTGCGAGAGCTGCAGCGGGCGGCGCTTTACCGACGAAACCCTGGCCGTGACGTTCAACGGGCGCAGCATCGCCGAGGTACTGGCGATGACGATCGAGGAGGCAGTGGGGTTCTTCGCGGGCGTGCGCCACCTCGCGGCGCCGTTACAGCTATTGCAGGATATCGGCCTCGGCTACCTGACGCTCGGGCAGGGCAGTAACACGCTCTCGGGCGGCGAAGCGCAGCGCATCAAGCTCGCCTACGAGTTGGGCAAGGAGTCGCGCGGCGCGACCTTGTACGTGCTCGATGAGCCGACCACCGGCCTGCACTTCGCCGACATCGACCGGCTGATCGACGTGCTGCATCGCCTAGTCGATCGCGGCAACAGCGTTGTGACAATCGAGCACAACTTGGACATCATCAAGGAAGCCGACTGGATCATCGACCTTGGCCCCGAGGGCGGTGAGGCCGGCGGTGAAGTGGTGGCGATGGGCCCACCGCATGAGATCATCGCCAAGGGCGCGCGCTCGCACACCGCCGAGTTTCTGCGCCGGTTTCTCAACGGTGCCCAGCAAGCTCCGGCCGGCCGCGGGCGCCGCTGA
- a CDS encoding NAD(P)/FAD-dependent oxidoreductase, translating to MAKEQYDVIVIGSGPGGGSCATLLQKRGINTLLIEKNSFLGGKMVSLKKDGYAYDLFPHGQVPMRQPAFESIFNELGVSGEFRPGLQPDDTRDVIKICYRRRDWSSYRIAPQAQAMTDATPFFRLWDIDAEAQQKTIAFMTEIATMPDERINDFDNVSMHEYISRRDVPYELYSYMAFHANASLAEPIDLVAASEQIVILKQIMLQGGGGQYPGGFGMLTDVMMREFENNGGELIRNTKVEKIMVEDGAVTGVVTTKGTFKAPVVVSSAGIQPTVLKLVGADQFDRSYVNYIKGLAPGWGFTSIRYFLSKPVMDVAMYVAYSDDSWWNMERFCRVKEGHIPDEVILFMCNHSFYDAEAAPPGKQVLISGTVCSPNPEAREIEGLWRRMDEQMVKFFPEIWAATERREYAGPRDISNMTRDSVLPGQGGECVGLGQVVGQCGKLKPNPAAPIRGLYYAGADAGGAGMGTHQAACSGMEVARLAGHYLNKRRKAQ from the coding sequence ATGGCGAAGGAACAATATGACGTCATCGTGATCGGCAGCGGCCCCGGCGGGGGCTCGTGCGCCACCTTGCTGCAAAAGCGCGGCATCAACACCTTGCTCATCGAGAAGAACAGCTTCCTCGGGGGCAAGATGGTGAGCCTCAAGAAGGACGGGTACGCTTACGATCTCTTCCCGCACGGGCAGGTGCCGATGCGCCAGCCCGCCTTCGAGTCCATCTTCAACGAGCTCGGCGTGAGCGGCGAGTTCCGTCCCGGGCTTCAACCCGATGATACCCGCGACGTCATCAAGATCTGCTATCGCCGGCGGGATTGGAGCAGTTACCGCATAGCACCGCAGGCGCAGGCGATGACGGATGCCACCCCCTTCTTCCGGCTCTGGGATATCGACGCCGAGGCGCAGCAGAAGACGATCGCGTTCATGACCGAAATCGCCACCATGCCGGATGAACGCATAAACGACTTCGACAACGTCAGCATGCACGAGTACATCTCGCGCCGCGACGTCCCCTACGAGCTGTACAGCTACATGGCCTTCCACGCCAATGCCTCGCTGGCCGAGCCTATCGATCTGGTGGCGGCCTCGGAGCAGATTGTGATTCTCAAACAGATCATGCTCCAGGGCGGCGGCGGGCAGTATCCCGGTGGCTTCGGCATGCTCACCGACGTGATGATGCGCGAGTTCGAGAACAACGGCGGTGAATTGATACGCAACACCAAGGTCGAGAAGATCATGGTCGAGGACGGTGCCGTCACCGGCGTGGTGACCACGAAGGGGACTTTCAAAGCCCCGGTGGTGGTGAGCAGCGCCGGCATCCAGCCCACCGTGCTCAAGTTGGTGGGCGCAGACCAGTTCGACCGCAGCTACGTCAACTACATCAAGGGGCTCGCCCCCGGCTGGGGCTTCACCAGCATTCGCTATTTCCTCAGCAAGCCGGTTATGGACGTCGCCATGTACGTCGCCTACTCCGATGACAGCTGGTGGAACATGGAGCGCTTCTGCCGCGTCAAAGAAGGCCATATTCCGGACGAGGTTATCCTCTTCATGTGCAACCATTCCTTCTACGACGCCGAGGCCGCGCCGCCGGGGAAGCAGGTGCTCATCTCCGGCACCGTCTGCTCCCCCAATCCCGAGGCCCGCGAGATCGAAGGGCTCTGGCGGCGGATGGATGAACAGATGGTGAAGTTCTTCCCCGAGATCTGGGCGGCCACCGAGCGGCGCGAGTACGCCGGCCCGCGCGACATCAGCAACATGACCCGCGACAGCGTGCTACCCGGCCAAGGCGGCGAGTGCGTCGGGCTGGGTCAGGTCGTCGGCCAATGCGGCAAGCTGAAACCCAACCCGGCGGCCCCGATTCGCGGTCTTTACTATGCCGGTGCCGACGCCGGCGGCGCCGGCATGGGCACACACCAGGCCGCCTGCTCCGGTATGGAGGTGGCACGCCTGGCCGGGCACTACCTCAACAAGCGCCGCAAGGCGCAGTAG
- a CDS encoding NAD(P)/FAD-dependent oxidoreductase: MANEFKGHQHPQSFFEEFPPESHWDVVVIGAGPNGLIAAAYLAKAGLRVALVERRYEIGGGLATEEILFPGYYSNIHAIYHMMVDYMPALQDFNLSKHGLVWIKPNLQSSMVFENGESLLLTRMIEDTADSFMKFSVKDSDTFSRTMGRWRKIVRDIIAPSTYLPPMSPLDITMALDRTAEGKELLELVERSPLEIINDLFENDRVRAFLLYHVCMWGLDPRETGLGLFVPLYLDRLMNKCYCQGGSHKLASSLAREFVRAGGVILDSSQVNKILLKNGAVAGVELWEGRTLYSNVVISTLDPHTTFLNFVGAENVPPDLRQSVEGWKYDKWSFNTLHVVTEEAPRYLPKDPQASQAFMTILGFESSAQMLAHWDNVIAGKIDPNTFGGHATCESAWDSHLVRVPPSRAHRQISFLQMHAPYDLQGGWEQRGAEIEEAMLKRWERYAPNMKRANVVMTHQETPVDVKIRFPNMRRGSIKHGDYLPIQLGCFRPNQDCSGTNTPIPGLYTAGASNYPGGCVLGAGGYLGANKVADDLGVKKWWKPTKEMEKYVATYLE, translated from the coding sequence ATGGCAAACGAATTCAAAGGACATCAACACCCCCAAAGTTTCTTCGAGGAGTTTCCACCCGAAAGCCACTGGGACGTGGTCGTCATCGGCGCCGGGCCGAACGGGCTGATCGCCGCGGCTTACTTGGCCAAGGCGGGCCTGCGCGTCGCGCTGGTCGAGCGTCGCTACGAGATCGGCGGCGGCCTCGCTACCGAGGAGATCCTCTTCCCCGGCTACTATTCGAATATCCACGCCATCTACCACATGATGGTGGACTACATGCCGGCGCTGCAAGACTTCAATCTGTCCAAGCACGGCCTGGTGTGGATCAAACCGAACCTGCAAAGCTCGATGGTGTTCGAGAACGGCGAGTCGCTGCTGCTGACAAGGATGATCGAGGATACCGCCGATTCGTTCATGAAGTTCTCGGTCAAGGACTCCGACACCTTCAGCCGTACGATGGGCCGCTGGCGCAAGATCGTGCGCGACATCATCGCGCCGTCGACGTATCTGCCGCCCATGTCTCCACTCGACATCACGATGGCTCTGGACCGCACGGCCGAGGGCAAGGAGCTGCTCGAACTCGTCGAGCGCAGCCCGCTCGAGATCATCAACGATCTCTTCGAGAACGATCGCGTGCGCGCCTTCCTGCTCTACCACGTCTGCATGTGGGGGCTCGATCCGCGCGAGACCGGCCTCGGCTTGTTCGTGCCGCTCTACCTCGATCGGCTGATGAACAAGTGTTACTGCCAAGGCGGCTCGCACAAGCTGGCCAGCTCGCTCGCGCGCGAGTTCGTCCGCGCCGGCGGCGTTATCCTCGACTCCTCCCAGGTCAACAAGATCCTGCTCAAGAACGGCGCGGTCGCCGGCGTCGAGCTGTGGGAAGGGCGAACCCTGTACAGCAACGTCGTCATCTCCACCCTCGATCCGCACACCACGTTCCTCAACTTCGTCGGTGCCGAGAACGTGCCGCCGGATCTGAGGCAGTCCGTTGAAGGCTGGAAGTACGACAAGTGGAGTTTCAACACGCTCCATGTCGTGACCGAAGAGGCCCCACGCTACCTTCCCAAGGACCCGCAGGCCAGCCAAGCGTTCATGACGATCCTCGGCTTCGAGAGCAGCGCGCAGATGCTGGCGCACTGGGACAACGTGATCGCCGGCAAGATCGATCCGAACACCTTCGGCGGCCACGCCACCTGCGAGAGCGCGTGGGACAGCCACCTCGTGCGCGTGCCGCCGTCGCGTGCGCACCGGCAGATCTCCTTCCTACAGATGCACGCGCCGTACGATCTTCAGGGCGGTTGGGAGCAGCGCGGCGCGGAAATTGAAGAAGCGATGCTGAAGCGCTGGGAGCGCTACGCGCCGAACATGAAGCGGGCCAACGTCGTCATGACCCACCAGGAAACGCCCGTCGACGTCAAGATCCGCTTCCCCAACATGCGCCGGGGTTCGATCAAGCACGGCGACTACCTGCCGATCCAGCTCGGCTGCTTCCGCCCCAACCAGGACTGTTCCGGCACGAACACCCCCATCCCGGGGCTGTACACGGCCGGCGCTTCCAACTATCCAGGGGGCTGCGTCTTGGGAGCCGGGGGTTACCTCGGCGCCAACAAGGTGGCCGACGACCTAGGCGTGAAGAAGTGGTGGAAGCCGACGAAGGAAATGGAGAAGTACGTTGCGACGTACCTGGAATAA
- a CDS encoding NAD(P)/FAD-dependent oxidoreductase: MMSKEERYDVVIIGAGHNGTTTAAYLAKCGLSVCVLEDRPECGGAQETVEPMAGVRIQPHAIGNYGGSAPGWEQLELWRYGFRMDYDPRYEVPFDQDRGPMTREGLVPVSMEDKMGWAKITGLLSDPPCFKDLLRATFWTPPHPRYIELDENTIPYMQVYRDRIPDLWSKEMLEWTMFDLMDQTIKSEPFKVHQAYIANVSGAFGHFPGVAVPALECVATVLPPAVAKPVAARGNMHGYFHALFRCAVAHGAIFRTCCPVEEIIIENGRAAGVRLRDDATWGAKKIWANKAVISAAHIKPTFLNMIGPRHLDAGFLQKIKDLSLKGGSLYMAHFLTREELRYRPQFKWMNQEPHPFTGGFYCMESKELYYKNLECVIGRQQNLDIPPEEAMWGMVAASLYDKTQPQCTREGYYINGPLWMMVPTPQYNVDGVEAMDRGPEDKKKWDDYMCKTLSCIVENLDEKNLVRMWSDSPWEQEFRNTGMLGGSWYGTRCDRDEWWNERPLPELARYRVPDIEGLYLAHQSAAHPGGLCLMAVGYNLMHILIEDGVAEPGPWWYASPWYIPEKGKISAADGRKSA; this comes from the coding sequence ATGATGAGTAAAGAGGAACGCTACGACGTGGTCATCATCGGAGCCGGCCACAACGGCACCACGACCGCGGCATACCTGGCCAAGTGCGGACTAAGCGTCTGCGTGCTGGAGGACCGGCCGGAGTGCGGCGGCGCGCAGGAGACCGTCGAACCCATGGCCGGGGTCCGCATCCAGCCGCACGCCATCGGCAACTACGGCGGCTCGGCCCCCGGCTGGGAGCAGCTCGAACTGTGGCGCTACGGCTTCCGGATGGATTACGATCCGCGCTACGAGGTGCCGTTCGATCAAGACCGCGGCCCGATGACCCGCGAGGGCCTGGTGCCGGTCTCCATGGAAGACAAGATGGGCTGGGCCAAGATCACCGGCCTGCTCAGCGACCCGCCCTGTTTCAAAGACCTGCTGCGGGCCACGTTCTGGACCCCGCCGCATCCGCGCTACATCGAGCTCGACGAGAACACGATTCCGTACATGCAGGTCTACCGCGACCGTATCCCCGACCTGTGGTCCAAGGAGATGCTCGAATGGACCATGTTCGATCTCATGGACCAAACCATCAAGAGCGAGCCGTTCAAGGTCCACCAGGCGTACATCGCCAACGTCTCCGGTGCCTTCGGGCATTTTCCGGGCGTCGCGGTTCCGGCGCTCGAGTGCGTCGCCACCGTGCTGCCGCCCGCGGTCGCGAAGCCGGTCGCGGCGCGCGGCAACATGCACGGCTACTTTCACGCGCTGTTCCGCTGCGCCGTGGCGCACGGCGCGATCTTCCGCACCTGCTGCCCGGTGGAGGAGATCATCATCGAAAACGGCCGCGCCGCCGGCGTCCGCTTGCGTGACGACGCGACGTGGGGCGCGAAGAAAATCTGGGCCAACAAGGCGGTGATCAGCGCCGCGCACATCAAGCCGACCTTCCTCAACATGATCGGCCCGCGCCACCTCGACGCCGGCTTCTTGCAGAAGATCAAGGACCTCAGCCTCAAGGGCGGCAGCCTGTACATGGCTCACTTCCTCACCCGCGAGGAGCTGCGCTACCGCCCGCAGTTCAAGTGGATGAACCAGGAGCCGCATCCGTTCACCGGCGGCTTCTACTGCATGGAGTCGAAGGAGCTGTACTACAAGAACCTCGAGTGCGTGATCGGCCGGCAGCAGAACCTCGACATCCCTCCCGAGGAGGCCATGTGGGGCATGGTGGCCGCCAGCCTCTACGACAAGACGCAGCCGCAGTGCACCCGCGAGGGCTACTACATCAACGGCCCGCTGTGGATGATGGTGCCGACGCCGCAGTACAACGTCGACGGCGTCGAGGCGATGGACCGCGGCCCCGAAGACAAGAAGAAGTGGGACGACTACATGTGCAAGACCTTGTCCTGCATCGTCGAGAACCTCGACGAGAAGAACCTCGTGCGCATGTGGAGCGACAGCCCGTGGGAGCAGGAGTTCCGCAACACCGGCATGCTCGGCGGCTCGTGGTACGGCACCCGCTGCGACCGCGACGAGTGGTGGAACGAACGCCCGCTGCCGGAGTTGGCGCGCTATCGTGTGCCCGACATCGAAGGCCTGTACCTCGCGCACCAGTCGGCGGCGCATCCGGGCGGCTTGTGCCTGATGGCCGTCGGCTACAACCTCATGCACATCCTCATCGAAGACGGCGTCGCCGAGCCCGGACCGTGGTGGTACGCCTCGCCCTGGTACATCCCCGAGAAGGGAAAGATTTCGGCGGCCGACGGCCGGAAGTCAGCATGA